One genomic region from Cellulomonas fengjieae encodes:
- a CDS encoding GNAT family N-acetyltransferase: MSLRWTYLDTPDVVAWSELTNLLATVDRTEEFYAPEDLAEELEEQDFDRVRDSIAVWDGDRLVGYGQLRLSAALTAEGYVRANLDGGVHPQWRARGIGTELMDRMEPRARELSAQRHPGAPLQLRSSGRLEGDPVRPLLEHRGYSVVRYFTEMARPLPGTPIAATDPRVEPYRPDLADAVRLAHNDAFATHWGSTAQTVEQWTHMVTSRSFRPETSRIVRDGDVVLAYVLTAQWVPRELYVSLVGTRQSARGGGLARACLAGTVAAAAASGDYDVVELEVDSVNPTGAGEMYASLGFVETRTTATYAKVEQLD; the protein is encoded by the coding sequence ATGTCGCTGCGCTGGACGTATCTGGACACCCCGGACGTCGTGGCCTGGTCGGAGTTGACCAACCTGCTGGCCACGGTCGACCGCACCGAGGAGTTCTACGCACCGGAGGACCTCGCGGAGGAGCTCGAGGAGCAGGACTTCGACCGTGTGCGGGACAGCATCGCGGTGTGGGACGGGGACCGGCTCGTCGGCTACGGCCAACTCCGCCTGAGCGCGGCGCTCACGGCCGAGGGCTACGTGCGCGCCAACCTCGACGGCGGTGTCCACCCGCAGTGGCGTGCGCGGGGGATCGGCACCGAGCTGATGGACCGGATGGAGCCGCGCGCCCGCGAGCTGTCCGCGCAGCGGCACCCGGGTGCGCCGCTCCAGCTGCGCTCGAGCGGCCGGCTCGAGGGCGACCCGGTGCGGCCGTTGCTCGAGCACCGGGGGTACTCGGTCGTGCGGTACTTCACCGAGATGGCCAGGCCCCTTCCCGGGACGCCGATCGCGGCGACGGACCCGCGGGTGGAGCCGTACCGGCCCGATCTGGCCGACGCCGTCCGGCTGGCCCACAACGACGCGTTCGCGACGCACTGGGGCTCGACGGCGCAGACCGTCGAGCAGTGGACCCACATGGTGACCTCACGCTCCTTCCGGCCGGAGACCTCCCGGATCGTCCGGGACGGCGACGTGGTCCTCGCGTACGTCCTGACGGCCCAGTGGGTCCCGCGCGAGCTGTACGTGAGCCTGGTCGGGACCCGACAGTCCGCCCGGGGCGGGGGACTTGCCCGCGCGTGCCTCGCGGGGACGGTCGCGGCGGCCGCCGCCTCGGGCGACTACGACGTCGTCGAGCTCGAGGTCGACTCGGTGAACCCGACCGGGGCGGGAGAGATGTACGCCTCGCTCGGCTTCGTCGAGACCAGGACGACGGCGACCTACGCGAAGGTGGAGCAGCTCGACTGA
- the proB gene encoding glutamate 5-kinase, with product MPTVTATVLTERQQLASASRVVVKIGSSSLTGPGGRLAPERLNALVDVLAERRAAGGQVVLVSSGAIAAGIGPLGLATRPRDLATQQAAASVGQGLLVAHYTAAFARHGLQVGQVLLTADDTVRRVHYRNAHRALTRLLDLGIVPVINENDAVATDEIRFGDNDRLAALVSHLVHADALLLLSDVDSLYTGPPSRDGSRRIASVVDARDLEGIDVASRGSAVGTGGMVTKLESVAIATQSGVPVVLTSAAQAAQALAGQDVGTFFTATGRRTSIRRLWLAHAANTRGRLVLDAGAVRAVLERGTSLLPAGVTGVEGTFEAGDPVELVGPDGILVARGLVAYDAEEVPPLLGRSTSELRASLGPGYDRELVHRDDLVLVRERR from the coding sequence ATGCCGACTGTGACCGCCACCGTCCTGACCGAACGCCAGCAGCTGGCCTCGGCGTCCCGGGTGGTCGTCAAGATCGGCTCGTCCTCCTTGACCGGACCCGGGGGGCGGCTCGCCCCCGAGCGGCTGAACGCCCTGGTGGACGTGCTCGCCGAGCGCCGCGCCGCCGGCGGACAGGTCGTCCTGGTGTCCTCGGGTGCCATCGCCGCCGGGATCGGCCCGCTCGGACTCGCTACCCGCCCCCGGGACCTGGCCACCCAGCAGGCCGCCGCGTCGGTCGGGCAGGGGCTCCTGGTGGCGCACTACACCGCGGCCTTCGCCCGGCACGGGCTGCAGGTGGGCCAGGTGCTGCTGACCGCGGACGACACGGTGCGTCGCGTGCACTACCGCAACGCGCACCGGGCGCTGACCCGTCTCCTCGACCTCGGCATCGTCCCGGTGATCAACGAGAACGACGCCGTGGCCACCGACGAGATCCGGTTCGGCGACAACGACCGGCTCGCGGCGCTCGTGTCGCACCTGGTGCACGCGGACGCGCTGCTGCTGCTCAGCGACGTGGACTCGCTCTACACGGGCCCTCCGTCGCGCGACGGGTCGCGCCGCATCGCGTCCGTCGTCGACGCGCGGGACCTGGAGGGCATCGACGTGGCGTCGCGGGGGAGCGCGGTCGGCACGGGCGGCATGGTGACCAAGCTGGAGTCCGTCGCCATCGCCACCCAGTCCGGGGTCCCCGTGGTGCTCACGTCTGCCGCTCAGGCGGCGCAGGCGCTGGCCGGTCAGGACGTCGGAACGTTCTTCACCGCGACCGGTCGGCGCACGTCGATCCGCCGGCTGTGGCTCGCGCACGCCGCGAACACCCGCGGGCGCCTCGTGCTCGACGCCGGTGCCGTCCGGGCCGTGCTCGAGCGCGGCACCTCGCTGCTGCCAGCCGGTGTCACCGGCGTGGAGGGAACGTTCGAGGCGGGCGACCCGGTGGAGCTCGTCGGCCCCGACGGCATCCTGGTGGCGCGGGGACTGGTCGCCTACGACGCCGAGGAGGTGCCGCCCCTGCTGGGTCGCTCGACCTCGGAGCTGCGCGCCTCGCTGGGGCCGGGCTACGACCGCGAGCTGGTCCACCGCGACGACCTCGTCCTGGTGCGCGAGCGCCGCTGA